Proteins co-encoded in one Nitrospira sp. genomic window:
- a CDS encoding MFS transporter, with protein MKQGSFDISSLMNRRILVMLPLGFASGLPLALTSGTLQAWLTVEGVDLKTIGIFTMVGLPYTLKFLWAPIMDRVVPPWLGRRRGWMVLTQLCVAVALGFMAMTNPTLHPGWLAAYAVLVAFLAASLDIVFDAYRTDTLQPHERGLGAAVWVNGYRIALLASGAGALALADYVGWQMTYLAMAAIMVVGVIIVLISPDPTLVAHAPQSLKEAVGAPLVEFFSRPTALGFLAVIVLYKLGDAVASTLQTAFLIGGLGFSSTEVGAAKGLGIFATLIGAFIGGLLMTRSGLVRSLLIFGVLQAVSNLGFVVLAVMGKHAGVLTAAVVIENVTGGMGTAAFVALVMSLCDPRYTATQFALLSSLEALGRVFAGRPSADLVSLVGWTQFFVLTVVVALPGLWAVWRIRRSIEPEQKAAEHISVT; from the coding sequence ATGAAGCAAGGATCCTTCGACATATCAAGCCTTATGAATCGCCGCATCCTCGTGATGCTGCCATTGGGCTTTGCCTCCGGTCTCCCACTCGCCCTCACCTCGGGGACCTTACAGGCCTGGCTTACGGTGGAAGGAGTCGACCTCAAGACCATCGGTATTTTCACGATGGTCGGTCTGCCCTATACGCTCAAGTTTCTGTGGGCTCCTATCATGGATCGTGTGGTGCCGCCATGGTTGGGGCGGCGTCGCGGCTGGATGGTCCTCACGCAACTCTGTGTGGCTGTTGCTCTCGGGTTCATGGCCATGACCAATCCAACGCTTCACCCAGGATGGCTTGCGGCCTATGCCGTACTCGTCGCATTCCTTGCGGCGTCCTTGGACATCGTTTTTGACGCCTATCGAACGGATACGCTCCAGCCTCACGAGCGTGGTTTGGGCGCGGCTGTGTGGGTGAATGGCTATCGAATCGCCCTCTTGGCCTCTGGAGCTGGGGCGCTGGCGCTAGCGGATTATGTCGGGTGGCAAATGACGTATCTGGCCATGGCAGCCATCATGGTCGTTGGGGTGATTATTGTTTTGATCAGTCCTGATCCTACATTGGTGGCCCATGCTCCTCAGAGTTTGAAGGAGGCTGTTGGTGCCCCGCTGGTGGAGTTTTTCTCTAGACCCACGGCACTGGGGTTCTTGGCTGTGATCGTTCTCTACAAACTTGGAGATGCCGTTGCATCCACACTTCAGACTGCCTTTCTGATTGGAGGATTGGGGTTTTCCTCGACTGAGGTCGGCGCCGCAAAGGGGCTTGGGATTTTTGCCACGTTGATAGGAGCATTTATCGGTGGGCTGTTGATGACGAGGTCAGGGCTTGTCCGGTCCTTGCTGATCTTCGGCGTCTTGCAAGCTGTCTCGAACCTAGGCTTTGTGGTATTGGCTGTGATGGGGAAGCATGCCGGTGTGTTGACGGCGGCAGTCGTGATCGAAAATGTGACGGGCGGAATGGGCACGGCTGCATTTGTCGCGTTGGTGATGTCGCTCTGCGATCCCCGGTATACCGCGACTCAATTCGCGCTGCTGTCTTCGTTAGAGGCGTTGGGGAGGGTATTTGCCGGCCGCCCATCGGCGGATCTTGTCAGCCTGGTTGGATGGACTCAGTTTTTTGTCTTGACCGTGGTTGTTGCTCTCCCGGGTCTGTGGGCCGTTTGGCGGATCCGACGTTCCATCGAGCCGGAGCAGAAAGCCGCCGAGCATATTTCTGTTACATAA
- a CDS encoding DUF4359 domain-containing protein, with product MSLLRLSIIVVVLAGAIGLALSNPNMDDYLRFVELELSKAIGRMDQGTPTREQQFIRQVFQSQSRKLLESLVRPNTVRQNWGIMSRYETQVADTKVIVFGLGGWFIPIQGVEEATLKIGRMAF from the coding sequence ATGAGTCTCCTTCGTTTGAGCATAATAGTCGTTGTACTGGCCGGAGCGATCGGTCTGGCTCTATCAAACCCGAACATGGACGACTATTTACGCTTCGTTGAACTGGAATTGAGCAAAGCGATAGGCCGAATGGACCAAGGGACACCGACTCGAGAGCAACAATTTATTCGGCAGGTGTTTCAGTCACAAAGTAGGAAGCTTCTCGAATCACTCGTGAGGCCGAATACAGTGCGACAGAACTGGGGGATTATGAGCCGGTATGAAACACAGGTGGCGGATACAAAAGTCATTGTCTTCGGTCTCGGCGGTTGGTTCATTCCTATTCAGGGTGTCGAAGAAGCAACACTGAAGATCGGGCGAATGGCCTTCTAA
- a CDS encoding vitamin B12-dependent ribonucleotide reductase, with translation MKIDRRFTSRRQNPYEGITFVKRSSEIRNPDGSTVFKLENIDVPEAWSQLAIDILAQKYFRKAGVPQRDQNGQPAIGPDGKSVLGGEQDARQVFERMAGCWTHWGKSYGYFKTPDDAESFHDEMCYMLAHQMAAPNSPQWFNTGLHYAYGLSGPAQGHYYVDPKTHEVVKATNAFEHPQPHACFIQSIEDDLVNENGIMDLWVREARLFKYGSGTGTNFSKLRGDGEGLSGGGKSSGLMSFLKIGDRAAGAIKSGGTTRRAAKMVCLDLDHPDIEEFIDWKVIEEQKVAAMVTGSRICAQRLNAVLKACHTVDGEGAFRLDLDLKTNPVLREALASARRDLVSEAYIQRMFSYAQQGFTHFVFHEYDTNWDGKAYQTVSGQNSNNSVRIPNEFFAALETDGDWQLKRRTSGKVWKTVKARELWDRIAWAAWICADPGTQYDTTINEWHTCPEDGRINASNPCSEYMFLDDTACNLASLNLTKFYAADGQFELEHFRHAVRLWTIALEISVLMASFPSRSIAERSYQFRTLGLGYANLGTVLMRQGIPYDSPKALAICGAITSIMTGEAYSASAEMAAELSPFPGYTNNREHMLRVIRNHRRAAYQAPQAEYEHLTIAPMGIRPEHCPPDMLLAARRAWDHALELGTAYGYRNAQVTVIAPTGTIGLVMDCDTTGIEPDFALVKFKKLAGGGYFKIINQSLPMALANLGYTDQQAQDVVRYCVGAQTLKGAPFINHDTLRQKGFDDAALDRLENSLGQAFEIQFAFNKFTLGEAFCVEKLGLTEAQLNEISVNMLKTLGFTQEEIAAANDFCCGTMTVEGAPYLKVEHLAVFDCANRCGRIGQRSIAVDAHIRMMATAQPFISGAISKTINMPADATLEDVKAAYLLAWKSMVKAVALYRDGSKLSQPLSASTDSGKAVEATTSVMGMAEKITERVLVRYLAKRRSLPSRRSGYTQKAIVGGHKLYLRTGEYEDGTVGEIFLDMHKEGAAFRSLMNCFAIAISLGLQHGVPLEEFVEAFVFTRFEPNGPVKLNDRIKMSTSIIDYIFRELAVTYLDRYDLAQVKEEDLRMDSMKKDDMDPECSEEEADLAALAKSSVLTEHLPIRRNSGKGNGHGNGHSVARQVEITRETLTLTEIKNAKDAKVKGYEGDPCPECKQFTMVRNGTCLKCVTCGATSGCS, from the coding sequence GTGAAAATTGATCGAAGATTTACCAGTCGTAGGCAGAATCCCTACGAGGGGATCACATTTGTGAAGCGTTCGTCGGAGATTCGCAATCCTGACGGATCCACTGTCTTCAAGCTCGAAAATATCGACGTTCCTGAGGCATGGTCGCAGCTGGCCATCGATATATTGGCCCAGAAGTACTTTCGGAAGGCTGGAGTTCCGCAGCGCGATCAGAATGGGCAGCCTGCCATCGGTCCAGATGGCAAGTCGGTGTTGGGTGGTGAGCAAGATGCCCGTCAAGTCTTCGAACGCATGGCTGGATGCTGGACCCATTGGGGCAAGTCCTATGGGTATTTCAAGACGCCGGACGATGCTGAGTCGTTTCATGATGAAATGTGCTACATGCTGGCGCATCAAATGGCAGCGCCCAATTCTCCCCAGTGGTTCAATACCGGCCTTCATTATGCCTATGGGTTATCGGGACCAGCACAAGGGCATTATTACGTTGATCCCAAGACCCACGAAGTGGTGAAAGCCACCAACGCGTTCGAACATCCTCAACCGCATGCCTGTTTCATTCAATCAATCGAGGACGATCTCGTGAATGAAAATGGCATCATGGATCTCTGGGTTCGGGAAGCGCGGTTGTTTAAGTATGGGTCCGGGACCGGGACCAATTTCTCCAAACTGCGTGGGGATGGCGAAGGGCTTTCCGGCGGCGGGAAGTCTTCAGGCCTTATGTCATTTCTGAAGATCGGGGATCGAGCTGCCGGGGCGATTAAGTCTGGAGGGACGACACGCCGTGCCGCCAAGATGGTTTGTTTGGACCTCGACCATCCGGATATCGAAGAATTTATCGATTGGAAAGTCATCGAAGAGCAAAAAGTCGCGGCGATGGTGACGGGGTCAAGGATTTGTGCGCAGCGCCTCAATGCGGTGCTAAAAGCTTGTCATACGGTCGATGGTGAAGGCGCTTTCAGATTGGATCTCGACCTGAAGACCAATCCGGTCTTGCGTGAGGCTCTGGCATCGGCCCGTCGGGATCTGGTATCCGAGGCGTATATCCAACGAATGTTTTCGTATGCGCAGCAAGGCTTCACGCATTTTGTCTTCCATGAATATGACACGAATTGGGATGGGAAGGCCTACCAGACCGTCTCCGGGCAAAACTCCAACAATAGCGTCAGGATTCCCAATGAGTTTTTTGCCGCGCTCGAAACCGACGGTGACTGGCAACTCAAGCGTCGAACGAGCGGCAAGGTCTGGAAGACCGTCAAGGCACGGGAGCTGTGGGACCGGATTGCGTGGGCGGCCTGGATTTGTGCTGATCCAGGGACGCAGTACGATACCACGATCAACGAATGGCATACTTGTCCGGAGGACGGTCGCATCAACGCCTCGAATCCCTGTTCTGAGTATATGTTTTTGGATGATACGGCCTGTAATCTCGCTTCCCTGAACCTCACGAAGTTCTATGCCGCTGATGGACAATTCGAGCTGGAACATTTTCGCCATGCCGTTCGGCTGTGGACGATCGCGTTAGAGATCAGCGTGTTGATGGCTTCCTTCCCGAGCCGCTCCATTGCTGAAAGGAGCTATCAGTTCCGTACGCTTGGGTTGGGGTATGCGAATCTGGGGACTGTACTCATGCGCCAAGGCATTCCCTATGATTCGCCCAAGGCCTTGGCAATTTGTGGAGCCATCACGTCCATTATGACGGGTGAAGCGTATAGTGCATCGGCTGAAATGGCTGCTGAATTGTCGCCCTTCCCGGGGTACACAAATAATCGAGAGCATATGCTGCGGGTCATCCGCAATCACCGTCGAGCTGCGTACCAGGCGCCACAGGCAGAATACGAACATCTCACGATTGCGCCGATGGGAATCCGTCCCGAGCATTGTCCGCCTGACATGCTTCTCGCCGCCAGACGCGCCTGGGACCATGCGCTTGAACTAGGGACGGCCTATGGATATCGCAATGCTCAAGTGACCGTCATTGCTCCAACCGGCACGATTGGGTTGGTCATGGACTGTGATACCACGGGGATTGAACCAGACTTTGCTCTGGTGAAATTTAAGAAACTGGCCGGTGGCGGGTACTTCAAGATCATCAATCAAAGCTTGCCGATGGCGCTGGCCAACCTTGGCTATACGGATCAGCAAGCGCAGGATGTCGTTCGGTACTGTGTCGGGGCTCAGACGCTCAAGGGCGCACCGTTCATCAATCATGACACGCTGCGTCAAAAGGGATTTGACGATGCGGCGCTCGATCGTTTGGAGAACAGTTTGGGGCAAGCATTTGAAATTCAGTTCGCCTTCAATAAGTTTACGCTCGGAGAGGCGTTCTGCGTTGAAAAGCTTGGCCTGACCGAAGCCCAGCTGAATGAAATAAGCGTCAACATGCTGAAGACACTTGGCTTTACACAAGAAGAGATCGCCGCAGCGAATGATTTCTGTTGCGGGACGATGACGGTGGAAGGCGCCCCGTATTTGAAGGTCGAACACCTTGCAGTGTTCGACTGTGCGAATCGATGCGGTCGAATCGGGCAACGCTCCATTGCCGTCGATGCGCATATCCGCATGATGGCCACGGCACAGCCGTTCATCAGCGGCGCGATTAGCAAGACCATCAACATGCCGGCCGATGCCACGCTTGAAGACGTCAAGGCGGCCTATTTACTTGCTTGGAAGAGCATGGTCAAAGCAGTCGCGCTCTATCGTGACGGGTCCAAACTGAGTCAGCCGTTGAGCGCTTCGACTGACAGTGGGAAGGCCGTGGAGGCGACCACTAGCGTGATGGGGATGGCGGAGAAAATCACCGAACGGGTACTCGTTCGGTATCTTGCCAAGCGCCGCTCGCTCCCGAGTCGGCGAAGTGGATACACGCAAAAGGCGATTGTCGGGGGACATAAGCTGTACCTGCGCACGGGCGAATATGAGGATGGGACGGTCGGAGAAATCTTTTTGGATATGCACAAGGAAGGGGCGGCGTTCAGAAGCCTCATGAATTGTTTTGCGATCGCCATCTCCCTTGGACTTCAGCACGGCGTGCCGTTGGAAGAATTCGTTGAGGCGTTTGTCTTTACCCGGTTTGAGCCGAACGGTCCCGTGAAATTGAACGATCGAATCAAAATGTCAACCTCGATCATCGATTATATCTTCCGTGAATTAGCCGTGACGTATCTCGACCGGTATGACCTAGCGCAGGTGAAAGAGGAGGATCTGCGCATGGATTCGATGAAGAAAGACGACATGGATCCCGAATGTTCAGAAGAAGAGGCGGACCTCGCTGCACTGGCCAAGTCTTCTGTTCTTACGGAGCATCTTCCGATCCGTCGGAACAGTGGAAAAGGAAATGGTCATGGAAATGGCCATAGTGTTGCTCGACAAGTAGAGATCACGAGGGAAACGCTTACTCTGACAGAGATAAAAAATGCTAAGGATGCTAAGGTCAAGGGCTACGAAGGCGATCCCTGTCCCGAGTGCAAACAGTTCACTATGGTCCGAAACGGCACCTGTCTGAAGTGTGTGACGTGCGGCGCAACGAGTGGATGTTCATAA